The following proteins are co-located in the Oncorhynchus gorbuscha isolate QuinsamMale2020 ecotype Even-year linkage group LG22, OgorEven_v1.0, whole genome shotgun sequence genome:
- the LOC124009545 gene encoding centromere protein L-like isoform X2 has translation MRSCVEATHLAYTSGLLTALRIPRSRKAPKSCDITKQVDPDQVALLVKKEWQLSYVTPLYQFRHTQLKSYSKQLSAFMVSEKQQGLAIEVGQELGFKVNFSVVLGLAETDKDAETVFIQILSRQVFSAKDDAPKVVWSGWLTCVNGDLDYLRSLPLEFVSLPLFCTRGPESLTVLVKSWFEKTFDCCFGPLGINSTNLQWLASLWTGCHPTINIQYLKLVWTLPTLPPMDVTYIVHPQDAWELWDSMRQVDTTEDSISIDEVTGFIKGLQSHFFRHFRIDLSAGSLMQISTALGSSHHSGKIKIASPNYIPTILQLLTECALLKMPI, from the exons ATGCGAAGCTGTGTTGAAGCAACTCATCTGGCATACACATCAGGCCTTCTGACAGCTCTAAGAATACCAAGAAGTAGAAAGGCTCCAAAGTCATGTGATATCACA AAACAGGTTGACCCAGACCAAGTAGCACTTCTGGTGAAGAAGGAATGGCAGCTGTCGTATGTCACACCTTTGTACCAGTTCAGACACACTCAGTTGAAATCCTACTCAAAGCAACTATCGGCTTTCATGGTATCAGAGAAGCAACAGGGCCTGGCGATTGAAGTTGGTCAGGAGTTGGGCTTCAAGGTCAATTTTTCTGTGGTCCTTGGGTTGGCAGAGACGGATAAAGATGCTGAGACAGTTTTCATACAG ATTCTCTCCAGACAAGTGTTTTCTGCAAAAGATGATGCTCCGAAGGTTGTGTGGAGTGGCTGGCTGACCTGCGTCAACGGTGACTTGGATTATCTCCGATCACTACCCCTGGAATTTGTCAGTTTGCCTTTGTTCTGCACCAGAGGACCAGAATCGCTCACAGTGTTGGTCAAATCCTGGTTTGAAAAGACATTTGACTGTTGCTTCGGCCCTCTTGGTATCAACTCTACCAACCTCCAGTGGCTCGCATCCCTATGGACTGGGTGCCACCCCACCATCAACATCCAGTACCTGAAACTGGTCTGGACTCTCCCAACACTACCCCCTATGGATGTTACGTACATCGTCCACCCACAAGATGCCTGGGAGCTTTGGGACAGCATGCGGCAGGTTGACACGACAGAGGACAGCATCAGCATTGATGAGGTCACTGGGTTCATCAAAGGGCTGCAGTCACACTTCTTCAGGCACTTCAGGATAGACTTGTCCGCTGGGTCATTGATGCAGATCTCCACGGCTTTGGGTTCTTCTCACCATAGTGGAAAAATCAAG ATTGCGAGCCCTAATTACATCCCCACCATCCTGCAACTGCTGACAGAATGTGCTCTTCTGAAGATGCCAATCTAA
- the LOC124009545 gene encoding centromere protein L-like isoform X1: protein MEERNSTEETPRNNALAQRRSKSYRQSMRSCVEATHLAYTSGLLTALRIPRSRKAPKSCDITKQVDPDQVALLVKKEWQLSYVTPLYQFRHTQLKSYSKQLSAFMVSEKQQGLAIEVGQELGFKVNFSVVLGLAETDKDAETVFIQILSRQVFSAKDDAPKVVWSGWLTCVNGDLDYLRSLPLEFVSLPLFCTRGPESLTVLVKSWFEKTFDCCFGPLGINSTNLQWLASLWTGCHPTINIQYLKLVWTLPTLPPMDVTYIVHPQDAWELWDSMRQVDTTEDSISIDEVTGFIKGLQSHFFRHFRIDLSAGSLMQISTALGSSHHSGKIKIASPNYIPTILQLLTECALLKMPI, encoded by the exons ATGGAGGAACGAAACAG CACTGAGGAGACCCCACGCAACAATGCCTTGGCACAACGAAGGAGCAAGAGTTACAGGCAATCAATGCGAAGCTGTGTTGAAGCAACTCATCTGGCATACACATCAGGCCTTCTGACAGCTCTAAGAATACCAAGAAGTAGAAAGGCTCCAAAGTCATGTGATATCACA AAACAGGTTGACCCAGACCAAGTAGCACTTCTGGTGAAGAAGGAATGGCAGCTGTCGTATGTCACACCTTTGTACCAGTTCAGACACACTCAGTTGAAATCCTACTCAAAGCAACTATCGGCTTTCATGGTATCAGAGAAGCAACAGGGCCTGGCGATTGAAGTTGGTCAGGAGTTGGGCTTCAAGGTCAATTTTTCTGTGGTCCTTGGGTTGGCAGAGACGGATAAAGATGCTGAGACAGTTTTCATACAG ATTCTCTCCAGACAAGTGTTTTCTGCAAAAGATGATGCTCCGAAGGTTGTGTGGAGTGGCTGGCTGACCTGCGTCAACGGTGACTTGGATTATCTCCGATCACTACCCCTGGAATTTGTCAGTTTGCCTTTGTTCTGCACCAGAGGACCAGAATCGCTCACAGTGTTGGTCAAATCCTGGTTTGAAAAGACATTTGACTGTTGCTTCGGCCCTCTTGGTATCAACTCTACCAACCTCCAGTGGCTCGCATCCCTATGGACTGGGTGCCACCCCACCATCAACATCCAGTACCTGAAACTGGTCTGGACTCTCCCAACACTACCCCCTATGGATGTTACGTACATCGTCCACCCACAAGATGCCTGGGAGCTTTGGGACAGCATGCGGCAGGTTGACACGACAGAGGACAGCATCAGCATTGATGAGGTCACTGGGTTCATCAAAGGGCTGCAGTCACACTTCTTCAGGCACTTCAGGATAGACTTGTCCGCTGGGTCATTGATGCAGATCTCCACGGCTTTGGGTTCTTCTCACCATAGTGGAAAAATCAAG ATTGCGAGCCCTAATTACATCCCCACCATCCTGCAACTGCTGACAGAATGTGCTCTTCTGAAGATGCCAATCTAA